In Rissa tridactyla isolate bRisTri1 chromosome 5, bRisTri1.patW.cur.20221130, whole genome shotgun sequence, the sequence GAAGATGACCCCCCTGCTTGGCACACGGTGGCTGCTGTAGTAACGCTGCGTGATGCTTTAAGAGTCTGTTACCTGAGAAATTGCTGGGACAACAGGATTAGAACTGCATAcgaacaggaggaagaaagggggcAAAAGCTGTATTCTTCTTGACAACTGTCCTTTCTCCTGCTGAGATGTTCAAACTTTAGGAAAGTCAAGAGCTCAAGCATGCACTTAGTATGAATCAGAGAAAGTTGTTAAATTTTGTTCAGAATTGAATATCTTTTTCGCTAAGAATGCAGATTTGGGCCTCGAAGTTTATAGACTCCTGAATCTGTGTTTATCCAGATAAATAAACTCAAAAGTGCAGCAGGCCTGCCCCTCTGTAAGTGGCTACATCACTCGGAGCTTTACATGTTCACCGTCTCCCCAAAAATCCTACCTTTGCAGGCAACAAGTATGAACATGAACAGGGAACTTCAGATTCTCTTGCAACATGAAAGACACTCAAAGTGAAACACACCTTTCCTGCTGGAGTCCTGTTAAGGGGTCTTCATTGTAAATGAAAATTGCTTTCCTGCTCGTTTATATGTGGGTATAAAGTTCTGAAACCTCTCGCTGTGGAGTGCTGTGCTACTTGTAGCGTTTCTATCCTTCCGCTTCCGTGCAGGGTCTCCGAGCTTTCTGCGGAAAGCCCTATTACTCCTTAGTACTGTCCTGCCACACAGACGCGTAGCTCACTAGGTCTGATGACACCCCTTTTCATATTGCATGTATCAATGCAGGTGAACTCCAGGACTGGTTTCAAAGTACAAAAAACCAACTTCTATGTGCCTCAAGTGAAAGAGATTATCAGATGGTGTTGGATCCTTACTACGATAGACGTACGTATAAAATCTTACCAGCAGTGcaaaacacacttttttcccccttttttatttaaatgagttGATATATATGGAAGTCAACTCTAGACTCTAGCCCAGTACATCTCAAAACCAATGCATTTTCCCTCCAGCTGTTCTAAATTATGCAAGCCATTCACCGTCCCAGTATGTTAGCTGCTACAATAGCGCCTTTTCCTGAGATGACCCCCTGGTTCTGAGAGTCAGGACTGTCCTACAGCATCTTAAGCAGCTCTATTTGCTTTGAACTGGTGACCAGTGTGAAATAGCACCATGAAGGGTGGTTGCTATACTTCTTGTTACTCTGGATTTTATTATGTTTAATTAACAGAAATATTGTGAGGTCTCTTTAAACTTTTACGTAGAAACCCTACTGAGCATTTCAATTTGCTTACATCTAAAACCAAAGCTGTGgtaatgaaaaataatctgtgaaatgGTTCATTTCTTGATGACAAGAAGGAATGAAAATTAGCTACCAAATGCAATCGGTGTCACAGCAACCAGCATGAAATAGAAACATGGATAATAGGGGCTTCCTTAggcaaaaaatgcagttttctgacAACTTGGCTAGAATTCAAAGGGCAGCTGCCTAATTTTTTCATAAGCTTTCACTTGCTAGTGTACCAATTTTGTACCAATTAACCAGAGCGGAGGAGGAGGTTTGAGAAACAGTATAGAATCAAAAGCCAAATAGGACATTATCTGAAGTTGCTGCCTTATCATACTGGAGGTGTAACACTTTGAATTAGATTATTTTGTATACTAGTATCTACTTTGGTATTACAGATAATAAACCCAATGGTTTTTAGCAGCAGTGTACTATAACCTGGGTATCCAGAGCATTTTTATTATGTGTTCTGATTTAGAAGAATTATACAAGATGCTATTAAAATCATTCTTTCTCTCTTGGGGCATCGTAATACAAGCGTCTGCCTGCACAGGCATTTCAGATGCCTCTCTGTCAGGGTTCCCCACTCACAGAAGTGTTTAGAATCTGCTTTGAAAAAGCGTGTCTCTGCTGGAGTAGTGTTTGTGTACACAACAAGGGCATGTTTCAGAGACACAGGAGTTTGCCAGGGTACAGACTGGCAGTTCAGTCTGCACATGTACCCCCGCACTCTGATTTTGCAAGCGAAAATCAACACgtcattttctttcttgtcatTTCAGCAATTTCAGGTGGCCATACAGAAGCTGACCAAATATCCATGCATCTTTGACACGCAAGACAAGATCAATGTTCATTACGCAGAATGCGAAGTCCTGTCCAGGTTCATCGGTAATGTAAGtgtggacaattttttttttataatttagaaGAGATAAATACACTGCTAATACACTGCTACTTCATTCTTCGGGTACCCCTAATACTGATGGGCTGTGGACAGTGGTTTTTTCCAGTCAAGAGACAGTGCCTTCTGCAGGACATATGGACCCATTTAAATCTCACCCAAACCCTGCAATTCAGGAAGATCTTACAGGTAAGATACCAAATTGTATTATTTGTTAGCTCTGAATATATTGCTGCAGTGTTCTTTGGTTTTCAGTGTTACTAAGTATCGGTAGAAGGGTTTTGGTATTCATTGAGCATCCAACAAAACAACTACACATCAAATTATTATAAAACTTGTTCTACGCGGGATGTAGAGTAAGTCTGGAGGGCAGTATCTTATATTCTTATTCCAGGTAGCCATCAAGCTTTGTTGGCATAAGTTAAATGCTTGTGGCAGTGCTATTTACTTTGAGGTTGCTTTGGGGTAATGTAATGGGATTGCTCAGGAAACTGGTAATTGCCAAAGTCTGTAACTATTACTGCTAGACTGAGTTTAAAGACTCTAGTCTAATTTGCTGTACATGAAAAACCTGGTGGCTGGGGAGCCAGCATTAGAGGCCAGCAAGTGACATAGCCACAAAAGCCATTTCTGTCATGGAGAGGCTGcctgaagggaaaggaaggataATGCCAGCAAGAGAGATGAAAAGCTGATTGTAACACTGCTGCCTCCATGTGGCTTTAGCCTGTGGTTTCCACACAAAGCTTCTGGCAGCGGCATTTTCTTCAGGTATTGCAACACGAGCCCTGCCCTGCAAAAGCCATCAGATGGCTGACATGGGAACATGATGGCTCTGGCACCtgtccagagcagagctgagctcAGGGACCACATTCCACACCAGTCACTAACACAAGGGCCGTCAGAGTCTGGCACCACACCTGTGCAGCAGGAACGATCAACCTCAGTACCCTGTTACCCCGTTCTTGTTCTTTCCAAGTGAGTCTTCTTGCCACCAGAGCTGTcaaagcttttccttcctgtACACTTAGGggaagatttcttttcttcccacttccTCACTATATCGGCTGAAAGAAGCGTTCATTTATGGAGGCGATAAGGCTCGTGCTCTGTACTGTCCTCTGGCTCTAGACTCTCTCTCCGCTAGTTGTACAAGGAGCCCCGACAAACAGCGAGATTCAGCCTTCAAATACACTGTTTGTGGTCACTGCCTTTCATACTGGGCATCACAGCATTATTTGCCTAGCAGCAGCCTGATCAATTTGACTGTATTATTAGTATCCCACCAAGAGACACCGAGGTCTGCAGTATTTACAACCTACTGCtgcatttctgaatttttcagCATGTAAAGGACATTCATGTGTTTATGTTGCAGATATAAACCACCCATCAGCAAAACATAAACATGAAACCTTTGTAATAGATATCatgtatctatctatatatctattACATATCTATGATATGTAATATCATAGCATTAACCTGTCCCCTTCATAGCTCCATCCTATTAAGACATTTTGTCAGGCAGTACTGAGAACTTTGCATGTGTCAGCCTCATGGTGGTCTGTCACCCCATTCTCTAGTGTTGCTGTAAATGAAAACAGGGAAGGTTGAAGTATTTAGCAGAAGtatcttctcttccctctctacTGAGGAGGAGACAGCACTGAGGGGAAAGTTACCCTACATAGTTAAACAGCATTTGTAGCTGCCAACTTGGCTACCAAATCCTGGGCTCAGTTGGAGTTATTTTTCCTCTAACCTGTCAGGAGATGCCTCTTGAATGAAGATGACCCAGCCTGGCTATCAAACTTGGGCACTCAGACACATTTAACAAGTAGTAGTGGGACATCTATCTCTTAAGCAGACACTGGAATATGTTGGAGGTCactaacaaaacccccaaatgccCAAGTGCGTCTTTTCTGCAGTGCTGTCATTTCCCCATCTTTTtcttatacagaaaaaaaaaggacatacaGGCATGGGTATCATCCAAGTAAATATCTTCATTTAACTCAAGTTTGGTTATTAAACATCAAcctaatttattttatgttcttctgGCAGTGAGAAATCaattcaaaacaaataaacaaacccaatGCTCATAATTCAAAGAGAGATTCATATCGCTCCATGTTGCCATTGCTTATTATTTAAGATCAGTTATTCCAGTCAGGGTACAGTTCTTCCTTGTAAAAACGATCACCACCTAGAAGATTTTCCTTAGTGCCACTACGAACACACACCACTCTTGAAGGGATCCACTAGAAGGAATTagtgtttcttcttcttccttctctttatcTGCCTTAGCAGTAATTAAGTAATAGGCTGCTGCAGAGGACGTTATACAGTTCCAGAGAAAAATGATGACAGTCAGTAGGGCCAGAAGGGAACTCCTCCAATCAACTGCAATAGCTGATGAGATTAAATGAACCGCGTTGCTTTAGAGAAGCACAAGGGTTAGCAAACACATCGCACTAGTTGTGCCTAAAAAGCTTAATTCCCATCCAGGTCCACAGATGGAAGAATACATAAACCGGTATTGTAACAGGAAGGAGGAGACTGTAGAAACATAAGCTGTTTGTGCTGGTGCAGCCCTGTGGGAAGGTTTCATCTACGCTGGCTGAGTAGAACAAGCCTGCTAGGGACAGGAGGGGAACAAGTACAGTCAGtgtgggcagggagggcagcatgCCTCCTCCAGCCATCGGCCCCAAGTTTACCGCTGTGGCTGGtgggtcctcagggctgcttcgaGCCCTCAGCTGGGGGCTTCTTCTGAGTCGTCCTGGCAGCCTCTGGGATCATGTTCGGGATGCCGTCGATGATGGGGTAGGCAATGCCCAGCTCCTCGTTAATGAGCTCGTTGGTAGCTTCGTCATACCTGGCCAGgcaaggaattaaaaaacaaaacaaaaaggaggagTGAATAACCTGGGTTTGCCCTTTGGCAGCTCctcggggagggaagggggtggggggggagggcagcagcaggcCGCGGCGGGCCCTGGAggccccggcccctcacctcAGCGGCCGCTTGGACAGCGGGCACACCAGGAAACGCAGCAGCGACGGCTCCAGCCGCACCGAGACCGGGCCCTGCCCCGGTTCCGGGCCCTGCCCGCCGCTCAACGCCCGCCGCAGCACCACCGTGGCGCCGCGCAACatggccgctcccgccgccgcgcagcccggGGCGCGTTGGCGGGCGGACCGGAAGCGGCGCACTGCGCCGCTTCTGGTCCGTGCGCCAACGCGCCccgggctgcgcggcggcgggagcACAGTGGTTCCGCTTCCCTCCGTTCCCCCTCCACGTCCCTGGTTCCGGTGTCCCCGTCGCTATGGGTGTCTTGGGGCTCGCAGGTGTCGTTCGTGGGCGAGGAAGGAGTGGACGAAGGCGGGCCGTCGCAGGAG encodes:
- the PIGY gene encoding phosphatidylinositol N-acetylglucosaminyltransferase subunit Y, which produces MAGGGMLPSLPTLTVLVPLLSLAGLFYSASVDETFPQGCTSTNSLCFYSLLLPVTIPVYVFFHLWTWMGIKLFRHN
- the PYURF gene encoding protein preY, mitochondrial, whose amino-acid sequence is MLRGATVVLRRALSGGQGPEPGQGPVSVRLEPSLLRFLVCPLSKRPLRYDEATNELINEELGIAYPIIDGIPNMIPEAARTTQKKPPAEGSKQP